A single window of Cottoperca gobio chromosome 9, fCotGob3.1, whole genome shotgun sequence DNA harbors:
- the gp1bb gene encoding platelet glycoprotein Ib beta chain has protein sequence MKGLLLLCLLILCEGQRSSACPHLCSCHGSQVDCSSRSFTSSSLPTSFPAGTTSLRLHNNRLTSLPNGLLDNLTSLRSISLHGNPWECDCGVLYLRAWLQHHPATLASHLGVNCSFPPGLRGRLVVYLTEKEILESCQYWYCDLALASQVCLFVFVVVQVVLLVALIVFLRRFERLTKEARRTTEESFTARESLRDNNYAPLKDSSI, from the coding sequence ATGAAGGGGCTTCTGCTCCTGTGTCTGCTCATCTTGtgtgaaggtcaaaggtcatcagCCTGCCCTCACCTTTGCTCCTGTCATGGCAGTCAGGTGGATTGCAGCAGCAGGTCTTTCACCTCGTCCTCGCTGCCCACCAGTTTCCCTGCAGGGACCACCTCCCTCCGTCTCCACAATAACCGGCTGACCAGCCTCCCTAATGGGCTCCTGGATAATTTGACCTCCCTCCGCTCAATCTCCCTTCATGGTAACCCCTGGGAGTGTGACTGTGGTGTCCTCTACCTGCGAGCCTGGCTGCAGCATCATCCGGCCACTCTTGCATCACATCTGGGCGTTAACTGCAGCTTCCCTCCCGGTCTGAGAGGGCGGCTGGTGGTGTATTTGACCGAGAAGGAGATCCTGGAGTCCTGCCAGTACTGGTACTGTGACTTGGCTCTGGCCTCTcaggtgtgtctgtttgtatttgtggtgGTGCAGGTGGTTCTGCTGGTGGCTCTCATCGTGTTCCTGAGGAGGTTTGAGAGGCTGACCAAAGAGGCGAGAAGAACCACGGAGGAGAGCTTCACCGCCAGAGAGAGTCTGAGGGATAACAATTATGCGCCTTTAAAGGACAGCAGCATCTGA
- the dhx37 gene encoding putative ATP-dependent RNA helicase DHX37: protein MGKLRKKHLKGKQQSNTQQPAEEEKSKVVVELQDGVRLKGVDQSNVLVLPANKAKKKKGSVTPVYSKKPLTKKQRKELQKVLERKEKKSQRADILTKLAEVQLPESELKLLYTTSKLGTGDKLYQTKQLPDEIKDGESGPKISSLSGANRKRKWKEEEDEDEEKAEESSDLDTSSEEEEEEEEDDEVNETTERTVSPCQETEDKQEGKEKQQNTEQDGQNEEKKISDQEKVENKTPSQPAVFIPVDRLPKIQEARLKLPVLAEEQVIMEAVRENPCIVICGETGSGKTTQVPQFLYEAGYGSGRGIIGITEPRRVAAVSMSHRVAKEMNLSTRVVSYQIRYEGNVTSDTKIKFMTDGVLLKEIQKDFLLQRYSVIIIDEAHERSVYTDILIGLLSRIVPLRNKKGLPMKLLVMSATLRVEDFTENIKLFRTPPPVIKVDARQFPVTIHFNKRTPMDDYTGEVFQKICKIHRMLPPGGILVFLTGQAEVHNLCRKLRNAFPFRKGNTTTGEDADADTSEAMRKFKKAKQKKTVSLPRIDLDNYSALPMDEGDEDRDAGIGDEEYDGSDLEIGDDGTSTGEKADPSIPLYVLPLYSLLAPEQQAKVFRPPPPGTRLCVVATNVAETSLTIPSIKYVVDCGRVKKRFYDRVTGVSSFKVTWTSQASANQRAGRAGRTEPGHCYRLYSSAVFGDFSLFSEAEITRRPVEDLVLQMKDLNIDKVVNFPFPTAPSAEALVAAEQLLVSLGALTEPPRTGSVKEMEQARLSCPVTPLGRAMASFPVAPRCAKMLALGKQQDCLPYVIAVVAAMTVREIFEDLDRPAPSEDESSKLSQRRARLTQMRRLWAGQGASLLLGDLMVMLGAVGACEFAGCTPKFCEDNGLRYKAMVEIRRLRGQLTNAVNAVCSEVGVFVNPKMTPPTEHQVVCLRQIVLAGLGDHLARRAQGEDMLDPKLKNGYKTALLDDPVYIHPTSALFKTLPDFIVYQEIMETTKMYMRGVSAVEAEWIPELLPQYCHFGAPLESPSPWFCSSTGTIRCFCSSTFFRVSWQLPAVEKEYPDGIERFKLFSRFLLEGQVCAKLKKHSGHLLSNPSIMLKTWAKLQPRTEALLGVLVSKRVDCRDALLSVWKTEDKFLLSAYCQWLPEAMHQEVAKSWPPI, encoded by the exons ATGGGAAAACTAAGGAAGAAGCACTTGAAGGGAAAACAGCAAAGTAACACCCAACAAccagcagaggaagagaagtcAAAGGTTGTTGTGGAGCTTCAAG atGGGGTCAGGCTTAAAGGTGTAGACCAGAGCAACGTGTTGGTCCTCCCAGCCAACAaagccaagaagaagaaaggctCAGTGACACCTGTCTACAGTAAGAAGCCCCTCACCaagaagcagaggaaagagCTGCAGAAGGTCCTGGAGcgcaaagaaaagaaatctcAG AGAGCAGACATCCTGACTAAACTGGCTGAGGTGCAGCTTCCAGAGTCTGAACTGAAGCTGCTGTACACTACGTCCAAACTAGGAACAGGAGACAAACTTTACCAGACCAAACA GTTGCCGGATGAAATAAAAGATGGAGAGTCCGGGCCAAAGATCAGCAGTTTAAGTggagcaaacagaaaaagaaaatggaaagaagaggaggacgaagaTGAAGAAAAGGCAGAAGAAAGCAGTGATCTGGACACCTcgtctgaggaggaggaggaggaggaggaggatgatgaagtGAATGAGACCACAGAGAGGACCGTCTCTCCCTGTCAGGAAACAGAGGACAAACAGGAAgggaaggaaaaacaacaaaacacagaacaagATGGACagaatgaggagaagaagattTCAGATCAGGAAAAAGTTGAAAACAAGACGCCGTCGCAGCCAGCCGTCTTCATTCCTGTTGACAGATTACCAAAAATACAG GAGGCTCGTCTAAAGCTACCCGTGCTGGCGGAGGAGCAGGTCATCATGGAGGCAGTGAGAGAAAATCCCTGTATCGTCATCTGtggagaaacaggaagtggaaaaaCAACTCAAGTGCCTCAGTTTCTGTATGAAGCCGGCTATGGCAG TGGCAGGGGAATAATTGGTATCACAGAGCCAAGAAGAGTGGCCGCTGTCAGTATGTCCCACCGAGTGGCCAAAGAGATGAACCTGTCCACACG CGTGGTGTCATACCAGATTCGATATGAGGGAAACGTGACCAGCGATACCAAGATCAAGTTCATGACTGATGGTGTTCTACTGAAGGAGATTCAGAag GATTTCCTGCTCCAGAGATACAGTGTGATAATCATAGATGAGGCGCATGAAAGGAGCGTGTACACAGACATCCTCATCGGACTGTTGTCTCGTATCGTCCCGCTCAGAAACAAG AAAGGTTTGCCCATGAAGCTGCTGGTCATGTCGGCTACTCTGCGAGTTGAGGAtttcacagaaaacataaaGCTGTTTCGGACGCCGCCGCCCGTCATTAAAGTGGACGCTCGCCAGTTCCCGGTCACTATACATTTCAACAAACGCACCCCGATGGATGATTACACCGGAGAAGTTTTCCAAAAAATCTGCAAGATCCACCGAATGCTGCCTCCAG GTGGTATCCTGGTGTTTCTGACCGGCCAGGCAGAGGTTCACAATCTGTGCAGAAAACTGAGAAACGCTTTCCCCTTCAGGAAGGGTAACACGACCACTG gTGAAGACGCGGACGCAGACACCTCAGAGGCCATGAGGAAGTTTAAAAAGGCCAAACAGAAGAAGACTGTT TCTCTGCCTCGCATCGATCTGGATAACTACTCTGCCCTCCCGATGGATGAAGGGGACGAGGACAGAGATGCGGGGATCGGAGACGAGGAGTATGACGGCTCCGACCTTGAGATCGGAGACGATGGCACCAGCACAG gGGAGAAGGCTGACCCCTCTATTCCTCTCTatgttctccctctgtactCTCTGTTGGCTCCAGAGCAGCAGGCCAAG gtgtTCAGGCCTCCTCCACCTGGAACTCGTCTGTGTGTGGTCGCCACCAACGTGGCTGAGACATCTCTGACCATCCCTAGCATCAAGTACGTGGTCGACTGCGGTCGAGTTAAGAAACGTTTCTATGACCGAGTGACCGGAGTGTCGTCCTTCAAGGTCACATGGACTTCACAGgcctcagccaatcagagggcaGGTAGAGCGGGACGAACGGAGCCGGGACATTGCTACAG GTTGTACTCGTCCGCAGTATTTGGAGACTTCAGTTTGTTCTCAGAGGCAGAGATCACTCGCCGGCCTGTGGAAGACTTGGTTTTACAGATGAAGGACCTCAACATAGATAAG GTGGTCAATTTTCCCTTCCCCACGGCTCCCTCTGCAGAGGCTCTTGTTGCAGCAGAGCAGTTGTTAGTCTCGTTGGGAGCTCTGACAGAGCCGCCTCGCACTGGAAG TGTGAAAGAGATGGAGCAAGCGAGGCTGAGCTGTCCAGTCACCCCCCTGGGCAGAGCAATGGCTTCGTTCCCTGTGGCACCGCGTTGCGCTAAAATGTTGGCTCTCGGTAAGCAGCAGGATTGCCTGCCTTACGTCATTGCTGTGGTAGCAGCCATGACAGTCCGGGAGATCTTTGAAGACCTTGACAG ACCTGCACCTAGTGAAGATGAGAGCTCCAAGCTCAGCCAGCGTCGAGCTCGGCTGACCCAAATGAGGAGGTTGTGGGCTGGGCAGGGAGCGTCGCTCCTGCTGGGGGACCTCATGGTCATGCTGG GTGCTGTCGGTGCTTGTGAATTTGCCGGTTGTACTCCAAAGTTTTGCGAGGATAACGGCCTGAGGTATAAAGCCATGGTGGAGATCAGGAGACTCAGAGGACAACTTACCAACGCAG TGAACGCAGTGTGTTCAGAGGTGGGCGTGTTTGTGAATCCCAAGATGACTCCGCCGACAGAGCACCAGGTGGTTTGCCTGCGACAGATTGTTCTAGCCGGACTGGGAGACCATCTTGCAAGGCGTGCGCAGGGAGAAGATATGCTGGACCCGAAATTGAAGAATGGATACAAG ACGGCTCTTCTGGACGACCCGGTGTACATTCATCCCACCTCCGCGCTGTTTAAAACGCTGCCGGACTTCATCGTCTACCAGGAGATCATGGAGACCACAAAGATGTACATGAGAG GTGTGTCAGCAGTAGAAGCAGAGTGGATCCCAGAGCTTCTGCCTCAGTATTGTCATTTCGGCGCCCCTCTGGAGTCGCCATCACCGTGGTTCTGTTCGTCCACCGGCACCATCAGATGTTTCTGCTCAAGCACCTTCT TCCGTGTAAGTTGGCAGCTGCCAGCAGTGGAGAAGGAATATCCAGACGGCATCGAGCGTTTCAAACTGTTCTCCAGGTTTCTGCTTGAGGGACAG GTTTGTGCTAAACTAAAGAAACACAGCGGCCACCTTCTCTCAAACCCCTCCATCATGCTGAAAACATGGGCAAA GCTGCAGCCCAGGACAGAGGCTTTGCTGGGAGTGTTGGTGTCAAAGAGAGTTGACTGCAGAGAtgccctcctctctgtctggaAAACTGAAGATAAAT TTCTGTTGTCTGCATACTGCCAGTGGTTACCTGAAGCCATGCATCAAGAAGTAGCCAAAAGTTGGCCTCCGATATGA